The following coding sequences lie in one Jatrophihabitans sp. genomic window:
- a CDS encoding ABC transporter permease, whose product MSEASLQQGGATASSGGLTAAAEGVGESRYEQLAALAQRRGSLVILVLTVLIASAVFDSFATGANVRNIALQSSFLSVVALGMTFVIITGGIDLSVGSVYALGGVLAAWGSQHGSLPAFALPLVVCGAIGLGNGLLISRGGLPPFIVTLTTLLFARGLLLSLTNEGATTYTIERQSVFARMGQGTLWGIGYPVYIALALFVLGTVVLQRTRFGQTVFAIGGSEDASRLMGLPVARVKVGVYLMSGLLAGFGGMMSAAQASSGVTIVGVGLELSAISAVVIGGTLLTGGAGSIGGTLAGVALLGVIQNIINQIGSLNSSYQAVVNGAFLVVVVVGQTYLSRRQRL is encoded by the coding sequence ATGAGCGAGGCATCCCTGCAGCAAGGCGGCGCCACCGCCTCCTCCGGAGGTCTCACCGCCGCGGCCGAGGGGGTTGGCGAGAGCCGCTACGAGCAGTTGGCCGCGCTGGCCCAACGGCGCGGTTCGCTGGTGATCCTGGTGCTCACGGTGCTGATCGCCTCGGCGGTGTTCGACTCGTTCGCCACCGGCGCCAACGTCCGCAACATCGCGCTGCAGAGCTCCTTCCTGTCGGTGGTCGCCCTCGGCATGACGTTCGTGATCATCACCGGTGGCATCGACCTGTCGGTCGGCTCGGTCTATGCCCTCGGTGGCGTGCTGGCCGCGTGGGGCTCCCAGCACGGTTCGCTGCCGGCCTTCGCGCTGCCACTGGTGGTGTGCGGGGCGATCGGCCTGGGCAATGGCCTGCTCATCAGCCGGGGTGGCCTGCCGCCCTTCATCGTCACCCTGACCACGCTGCTCTTCGCCCGTGGCCTGCTGCTGTCGCTGACCAACGAGGGCGCGACCACGTACACCATCGAGCGCCAGTCGGTGTTCGCCCGGATGGGCCAGGGCACCCTGTGGGGCATCGGCTACCCGGTCTACATCGCCTTGGCGCTGTTCGTCCTGGGCACGGTCGTGCTGCAACGCACCCGGTTCGGCCAGACGGTGTTCGCGATCGGCGGCAGCGAAGACGCCTCCCGGCTGATGGGCCTGCCGGTGGCCCGGGTCAAGGTCGGGGTCTACCTGATGTCGGGATTGCTGGCCGGGTTCGGCGGCATGATGTCGGCCGCGCAGGCATCCTCGGGCGTCACCATCGTCGGCGTCGGGCTGGAACTCAGCGCCATCTCGGCGGTGGTCATCGGTGGCACCCTGCTCACCGGTGGCGCCGGCAGCATCGGCGGGACACTGGCCGGAGTGGCTCTGCTGGGCGTCATCCAGAACATCATCAACCAGATCGGGTCGCTGAACTCCTCTTATCAGGCCGTGGTCAATGGCGCCTTTCTCGTCGTGGTGGTGGTCGGCCAGACCTACCTGAGCAGGCGTCAACGGCTCTGA
- a CDS encoding substrate-binding domain-containing protein, with protein sequence MIALAIPALDEPYFAEIAGLIVEAADRRGWTVLIDQTGGDRSGQKPVTSGSHSHRIDGSITSPLALTGEGIADLAQQRPVVLLSEDSAHVSADRVAVDSVRAAHEATLHLIELGRQRIAFIGAQAPGGAGTVRLSGYRSALIEAGRRPDQALIVRASPLRRAEGAAAMARLLTVKEPPDAVFCANDLLALGTIRTLLSSGLRVPEDVAVAGFDDIEDARFTSPSLTTVSPDKREIAEVSVDLLCRRIREGADGPPVNVVAGHRLQVRESTVGVAVTSGPPGEAGPAQSR encoded by the coding sequence TTGATCGCGTTGGCGATCCCGGCTTTGGACGAGCCGTACTTCGCCGAGATCGCCGGCCTGATCGTCGAAGCCGCCGACCGGCGTGGCTGGACGGTGCTGATCGACCAGACCGGCGGCGACCGGTCTGGCCAGAAGCCGGTCACCAGCGGGTCGCATTCCCACCGCATCGACGGATCGATCACCAGCCCGCTGGCGCTGACCGGTGAGGGCATCGCCGACCTCGCTCAGCAGCGGCCGGTGGTGCTGCTCAGCGAGGACTCTGCGCACGTCAGCGCCGATCGCGTCGCAGTGGACAGCGTGCGCGCGGCGCATGAGGCCACCCTGCACCTGATCGAGCTCGGCCGGCAGCGGATCGCCTTCATCGGAGCGCAGGCCCCGGGCGGCGCCGGGACGGTGCGGCTGTCGGGCTATCGGTCCGCGCTCATCGAGGCCGGCCGGCGACCCGATCAGGCCCTGATCGTGCGGGCCAGCCCGTTACGCCGGGCGGAGGGCGCCGCCGCGATGGCCCGTCTGCTCACCGTCAAGGAGCCGCCGGACGCGGTCTTCTGCGCCAACGACCTGCTCGCGCTGGGCACCATCCGCACGCTGCTGTCCAGTGGGTTGCGCGTGCCAGAGGACGTCGCGGTGGCCGGTTTCGACGACATCGAGGACGCCCGGTTCACCAGTCCCAGCTTGACCACCGTGTCCCCGGACAAACGCGAGATAGCCGAGGTGTCGGTGGACCTGCTGTGTCGCCGGATCCGCGAGGGAGCCGACGGCCCGCCGGTGAATGTCGTGGCAGGCCACCGGCTCCAGGTGCGGGAGTCGACCGTCGGCGTGGCGGTCACCAGCGGTCCACCCGGTGAGGCGGGCCCGGCTCAGAGCCGTTGA
- a CDS encoding ScbA/BarX family gamma-butyrolactone biosynthesis protein, giving the protein MHTLDEVVRADQALRWDHTIDRTLVHRDSIAEVLLTDLIRLADTEFLVAAQWPRSHRVYRPDHDGRHDPMLILESIRQSGLAVSHFAFGVGFDQQSLMRDISFVLDQRTEPRALRRATNLAITVSCRDVIMRAGRLRGMTITLSFAADELRFASGSGTIRWVSPQSYTALRARGGPPPDWDQLRWNSVLPPRRPSPIRAAADVLITAEPAPSARRRLVVPLDHPVYFDHPLDHAPGMLLIDAAWQAAVEQRADGARLVGCTLDCPMFTELGVDTDILLSPVSSDTTGFTVGQRGHETASGTLRVAP; this is encoded by the coding sequence TTGCATACGCTGGATGAGGTGGTGCGGGCCGACCAAGCCCTGCGCTGGGATCACACCATCGACCGCACTCTGGTGCACCGGGATTCGATCGCCGAAGTGCTGCTCACCGACCTGATAAGGCTGGCCGACACCGAGTTCCTGGTAGCGGCCCAATGGCCCAGATCGCATCGGGTGTACCGGCCCGATCACGATGGCCGTCATGATCCGATGCTGATCCTGGAGTCCATCCGGCAGAGTGGGCTGGCGGTGTCGCACTTCGCGTTCGGCGTCGGATTCGACCAGCAGTCACTGATGCGAGACATCAGCTTCGTCCTCGATCAGCGGACCGAACCGCGGGCCCTGCGGCGGGCCACCAACCTTGCCATCACAGTGAGTTGCCGGGATGTGATCATGCGAGCGGGCCGGTTGCGCGGCATGACCATAACGCTGTCCTTCGCCGCCGACGAACTGCGATTCGCCAGCGGATCAGGGACGATTCGCTGGGTATCACCCCAGAGTTACACCGCTCTGCGAGCCCGCGGCGGCCCTCCCCCGGATTGGGATCAGCTGCGCTGGAACAGCGTCCTCCCACCACGACGGCCCTCACCGATCCGTGCCGCGGCCGACGTGTTGATCACCGCTGAGCCCGCGCCCAGTGCCCGGCGGCGGCTGGTGGTGCCACTGGATCATCCGGTGTACTTCGACCATCCGCTGGATCACGCGCCCGGCATGCTGCTGATCGACGCAGCCTGGCAGGCTGCCGTCGAGCAGCGAGCCGACGGCGCCCGGCTCGTCGGCTGCACTCTGGACTGCCCCATGTTCACCGAACTGGGGGTGGACACCGACATCCTGCTGAGTCCGGTCTCCAGCGACACCACCGGGTTCACGGTGGGTCAGCGCGGCCACGAGACCGCGTCGGGCACCTTGCGAGTGGCCCCCTGA
- a CDS encoding ScbR family autoregulator-binding transcription factor has product MQQRAVQTRGRVLVAAAEVFARTGFLAASMNDIVEAAGVTKGAVYFHFPSKEALAVAIVEEQFAQWPPIVASIIEHSPDALTSIVALTYEVGSRFRDDVLTTAGIRLSFERELVNAAMPTPFVGWIGILQELFIRARREGHLRPGLQAAPTARALVGGFFGIQHVSEILTNRVDLEVRLDEFWKVFLVGLAVDPDWSSTQRAVRRVRAAIPRLPAQLDSDSDSDSDINSDSDIDSDPKLG; this is encoded by the coding sequence ATGCAGCAGCGAGCGGTCCAGACTCGCGGTCGAGTCCTGGTCGCTGCTGCCGAGGTCTTCGCCCGGACCGGTTTTCTCGCCGCGAGCATGAACGACATCGTGGAAGCCGCCGGCGTCACCAAGGGCGCGGTGTACTTCCATTTCCCGAGCAAAGAGGCGCTCGCCGTGGCGATCGTCGAGGAGCAGTTCGCGCAGTGGCCGCCGATAGTGGCCTCGATCATCGAGCACTCACCCGATGCGCTGACCAGCATCGTCGCGCTGACCTATGAGGTGGGCAGTCGGTTTCGCGACGACGTCCTCACCACCGCCGGCATTCGCCTCTCCTTCGAGCGCGAACTGGTGAACGCGGCGATGCCGACACCCTTCGTCGGCTGGATCGGCATCTTGCAAGAGCTGTTTATCCGTGCCCGGCGCGAGGGGCATCTGCGCCCTGGACTGCAGGCCGCGCCCACCGCGCGGGCACTGGTGGGCGGCTTCTTCGGCATCCAACACGTGTCAGAGATCCTCACCAACCGGGTGGACCTGGAGGTTCGGCTGGATGAGTTCTGGAAGGTGTTCCTGGTTGGACTGGCCGTCGACCCGGACTGGTCGAGCACTCAGCGTGCGGTGCGCCGCGTCCGCGCCGCGATCCCCCGGCTGCCCGCTCAGCTGGACTCCGACTCCGACTCCGACTCCGACATCAACTCCGACTCCGACATCGACTCTGACCCGAAGCTGGGCTGA
- the tadA gene encoding tRNA adenosine(34) deaminase TadA, with protein MSGEVTSDHDAMGAALREAGLALAAGDVPVGAVVLSPQGAVLATGHNLRQASADPTAHAEVLALRRAGEALGDWQLTGCTLVVTLEPCTMCAGALVLARVRRLVFGAWDDKAGAVGSLWDVVRDRRLNHRPEVLGGIRQDECAALLTRFFAGRR; from the coding sequence GTGAGCGGCGAGGTCACCAGCGACCATGACGCGATGGGAGCCGCGCTGCGCGAGGCCGGGCTGGCGCTGGCAGCGGGTGATGTGCCGGTAGGCGCGGTGGTGCTCTCACCGCAGGGGGCGGTGCTGGCGACCGGTCATAACCTGCGCCAGGCCAGTGCCGATCCCACCGCCCACGCCGAGGTGCTGGCGTTGCGACGAGCCGGCGAGGCGCTGGGTGACTGGCAGCTGACCGGATGCACCCTGGTGGTGACCCTGGAGCCGTGCACGATGTGCGCCGGCGCCCTGGTGCTGGCACGAGTCCGGCGGCTGGTGTTCGGCGCCTGGGACGACAAGGCCGGCGCGGTCGGCTCACTGTGGGACGTGGTGCGTGACCGGCGGCTCAACCACCGTCCTGAGGTGCTGGGCGGCATCCGGCAGGACGAGTGCGCCGCGCTGCTGACCCGTTTCTTCGCCGGCCGGCGGTGA
- a CDS encoding tRNA adenosine deaminase-associated protein, with product MSYFALALLGKERDEAGWLLEEVDLDGCESIDDVCDVLRDFDHPVRLLALEQDDEYAVLARLDATADQAAEPIRVFLSNGHAADDYPIAQLFVDGLPEIGGDPLDGDEDAPTGVHDAAPFGDPQVLADLGMPAAELIELAVHEGTLPADLIETVCERLGCLSEFEAVRG from the coding sequence GTGAGTTACTTCGCGCTGGCCTTGCTCGGCAAGGAACGGGACGAAGCCGGCTGGCTGCTGGAAGAGGTCGACCTCGACGGTTGCGAGTCGATCGATGACGTCTGCGACGTGCTGCGCGACTTCGACCACCCGGTCCGGCTGCTGGCCCTGGAGCAGGACGACGAGTACGCGGTGCTGGCCAGGCTGGACGCCACGGCTGACCAGGCCGCCGAGCCCATCCGGGTGTTCCTGTCCAACGGCCATGCCGCCGATGACTACCCGATCGCCCAGCTCTTCGTCGACGGGCTGCCTGAGATAGGCGGCGATCCGCTGGACGGGGACGAGGACGCCCCGACCGGCGTGCACGACGCCGCGCCGTTCGGTGATCCGCAGGTGCTGGCCGACCTGGGGATGCCCGCCGCCGAGCTGATCGAGCTGGCCGTGCACGAGGGGACGCTGCCGGCCGACCTGATCGAGACGGTGTGCGAGCGGCTGGGCTGCCTGAGCGAGTTCGAAGCCGTCCGCGGGTGA
- a CDS encoding tRNA adenosine deaminase-associated protein translates to MGQGSYAVAAFREGGMWRCDALPSAVLGDLSVLLSALRSQPPEGGPFVVAHIDDEFFLIARSHGARIDLLLSDLTASVEFPLAAQVLARLGEDPPEDDELDEVWPIGELDLFSDLDLGEEEMESILDDLDAYPEDMLDSVIKRIGLEDEFRRARSSGRVAL, encoded by the coding sequence ATGGGACAAGGCAGTTACGCGGTAGCGGCATTCCGCGAGGGTGGGATGTGGCGCTGCGACGCACTGCCCTCGGCCGTCCTGGGCGACCTCAGCGTGCTGTTGTCGGCGCTACGCAGCCAACCGCCTGAGGGCGGACCGTTCGTGGTCGCCCACATCGACGACGAGTTCTTCCTGATCGCTCGTTCGCACGGGGCCCGGATCGACCTGCTGCTGTCGGACCTGACCGCCTCGGTCGAGTTCCCGCTGGCCGCTCAGGTGCTCGCCCGGCTGGGCGAGGACCCGCCGGAGGACGACGAACTCGACGAGGTGTGGCCGATCGGTGAGCTGGATCTGTTCAGCGACCTCGATCTGGGCGAGGAGGAGATGGAATCCATTCTCGATGACCTGGACGCCTATCCCGAGGACATGCTCGACTCCGTGATCAAGCGGATCGGGTTGGAGGATGAATTTCGCAGGGCTCGCTCTTCGGGCCGGGTGGCGCTGTGA
- a CDS encoding prephenate dehydrogenase/arogenate dehydrogenase family protein, giving the protein MPDSFDRIAVLGLGLIGGSIVQALARGGYQVSGYDPDPVEAAAARGTGYTVAASAAEAVAGADLIVLAMPLSRLDRALSAISGKVAAGAVVTDVGTLKVPVLQAARRLLPGVRFVGGHPLAGTEQSGFLAGDPLLFRDAPWALTLEPDTDLQAWLSLAVLLCDLGAKPVPTTAAEQDAAVARVIGLPHMLAEALALSGLRGGELGLSLAAGSYTSGSRVARTRPDLVATWCDGNPALISALDDAIASLVTTRDTLLEGGSVLPLAQAGHRARMDWEHREFAPVDLPADADTLRQHGRDGGWITAVIEKDGSGLGELRLLGMRPVR; this is encoded by the coding sequence GTGCCAGATTCGTTTGACCGCATCGCCGTTCTGGGCCTCGGCCTGATCGGCGGTTCCATCGTGCAAGCGCTGGCCCGCGGCGGTTACCAGGTCTCGGGATATGACCCGGACCCGGTGGAGGCGGCTGCGGCTCGAGGAACCGGTTACACCGTGGCCGCCAGCGCGGCCGAGGCCGTGGCCGGGGCCGACCTGATCGTGCTGGCGATGCCCCTGTCGCGTCTGGATCGCGCGCTGAGCGCGATCAGCGGCAAGGTCGCCGCGGGCGCCGTGGTGACCGACGTCGGCACCCTCAAGGTGCCGGTGCTGCAGGCGGCGCGCAGGTTGCTGCCGGGCGTGCGGTTCGTCGGCGGGCACCCACTGGCCGGCACCGAGCAGTCCGGGTTCCTGGCAGGTGACCCGTTGCTGTTCCGCGACGCGCCCTGGGCGCTGACCCTGGAGCCGGACACCGACCTGCAGGCATGGCTGTCCTTGGCGGTGCTGCTGTGTGACCTCGGGGCCAAGCCGGTGCCGACTACGGCCGCCGAGCAGGATGCCGCGGTCGCCCGGGTGATCGGCCTGCCGCACATGCTGGCCGAGGCGCTGGCGCTGAGCGGCCTGCGCGGCGGTGAGCTGGGGCTGTCTCTGGCCGCCGGTTCCTACACCTCGGGTAGCCGGGTCGCCCGTACCCGACCGGATCTGGTGGCCACCTGGTGCGATGGCAACCCGGCCCTGATCAGCGCGCTCGATGACGCCATCGCCTCGCTGGTCACCACCCGGGACACCCTGCTCGAGGGCGGCTCGGTGTTGCCGCTGGCCCAAGCAGGGCATCGAGCCAGGATGGACTGGGAGCATCGGGAGTTCGCCCCCGTCGACCTGCCCGCCGACGCCGACACGCTGCGCCAGCACGGTCGTGACGGCGGCTGGATCACCGCGGTCATCGAGAAGGACGGCTCTGGCCTGGGAGAGCTGAGACTGCTGGGCATGCGCCCGGTGCGCTGA
- a CDS encoding asparaginase, whose product MIRLRTGVPLIELERSGVVESVHTGHLVVLAPDGSVKFAAGDPAQPIFGRSSLKPLQAVGLLRAGVDFGPAELALAASSHSGSAQHQQLIADELQAAGLTEDDLDCPPDLPLGVAERRAHLAAGLSESRLAMNCSGKHAGMLLACLRNGWPVSGYLSPAHPLQQLLAGVVAELTGEPIAATGVDGCGAPLFATSLRGVARAFSQIATGPAELRRLAEALRAHPDLLAGAGRAVTRLMQAVPGLIAKDGAEGVFAAALPDGGAVALKIDDGAARAAELAVVIGLRQLGVSGAALDALSAEPVLGGGRPVGLIRPAQG is encoded by the coding sequence GTGATCCGACTCCGCACCGGCGTGCCCCTGATCGAACTAGAGCGCAGTGGCGTGGTGGAGTCCGTGCACACCGGACACCTTGTCGTGCTGGCGCCTGACGGCAGCGTCAAGTTCGCCGCCGGCGACCCGGCACAGCCGATCTTCGGCCGGTCCTCGCTCAAGCCGTTGCAAGCCGTCGGATTGCTGCGCGCAGGGGTCGACTTCGGCCCGGCCGAGCTGGCTCTGGCGGCTTCCTCGCACTCGGGATCGGCTCAGCACCAGCAGCTGATCGCCGACGAGCTGCAAGCGGCCGGGCTGACCGAGGACGACCTGGACTGCCCGCCCGACCTGCCGCTGGGTGTCGCCGAGCGGCGGGCTCACCTGGCAGCCGGGCTCTCCGAGTCCAGGCTGGCGATGAACTGCTCGGGCAAGCACGCCGGAATGCTGCTGGCCTGCCTGCGCAACGGCTGGCCGGTGTCAGGCTATCTGTCCCCGGCGCACCCGTTGCAGCAGCTGCTGGCCGGCGTCGTCGCCGAGCTGACCGGCGAGCCGATCGCGGCCACTGGCGTGGACGGTTGCGGCGCGCCGCTGTTCGCCACCAGCCTGCGCGGGGTGGCCAGAGCGTTCAGCCAGATCGCCACCGGTCCGGCCGAACTACGCCGGCTGGCCGAGGCGCTGCGAGCCCATCCTGACCTGCTGGCCGGCGCCGGACGAGCGGTGACCCGGTTGATGCAGGCAGTCCCCGGCCTGATCGCCAAGGACGGCGCCGAAGGGGTGTTCGCCGCGGCGCTGCCCGACGGCGGCGCGGTGGCGCTCAAGATCGACGACGGCGCGGCGCGGGCAGCGGAGCTCGCCGTGGTCATCGGCTTGCGGCAGCTGGGCGTCAGCGGGGCGGCCCTGGACGCGCTCAGCGCCGAGCCGGTGCTGGGCGGCGGCCGTCCGGTGGGGTTGATCCGGCCGGCGCAGGGGTGA
- a CDS encoding amino acid permease, translated as MTRLEPTRTEQAAAPALAASVSVPERLGYRVKRVLLGPPLVSTQLHEEKLSKKTALGVLSSDCISSSAYGTEEMLIILLGVFGLAGFHILAPMTAVILVILTLMTMSYREVVMVYTRAGGSYVVCRENFGYKTAQMAAVALLIDYIVTVAVQAAAGVAAITSAVHSLLPYKLELTLVVVGLLAFANLRGLREAGKTFAIPTYFFFGAVSTVIMVGLVREIFGELPHYEINRIGQLPVQDKGFEIMSSLGLFYLLKAFANGGSSLTGLEAISDGVSAFKNPPGPNARRTLGIMSAMLAFLVVGVGWLSMQTHAAPFAEGSPTVISQVARAALGDSVIGHAAFIIVQIATALILFTGANTPFTGFPFLASFVAEDSFLPRQLTRRGHRLAFSNGIFVLTLMSMLLLLVGRANVDKLIPFYALGVFTGFTLAGFGMAKYHTLHKNPGWQRKWWINAAGGVLSLAVVIITAVVKFNEGAWLVLVLGPIMWFTLMRLNQQYREEARALTLVTNALGKGAALPNYPRHVILVMVDRLDLAVVRALRYAGSLRPTDLRAVHISLDSDRTAELERSWIERGLGDRVPLEVVECPDRRLIRAVAETALTAVIGERAEVTVLLPRRTFKRVSQRILHDRTADRIAGAMAKLPHVSATIVPFDTVLNEAQEQELERQRAQVKQRLAQSTQPGSADRLEPVTAESEPGSEPDEVPAEPDEHGVLPIAGVRWKQRVTIEGRIKIVQVGTTAGKSLEAQVFDSTGGMRLLFFGRTRIPGIEPGSMVRVTGTVGEYKGHLALANPRYELLPSDTKAR; from the coding sequence ATGACCCGCCTCGAACCCACTCGAACCGAGCAGGCGGCGGCGCCGGCCCTGGCCGCCAGCGTCTCGGTCCCCGAGCGGTTGGGCTATCGGGTCAAGCGGGTGCTACTCGGCCCGCCCCTGGTCTCGACCCAGCTGCACGAGGAGAAGCTGTCGAAGAAGACGGCGCTGGGCGTGCTGTCCTCGGACTGCATCTCTTCCTCGGCCTACGGCACCGAAGAGATGCTGATCATCCTGCTCGGCGTGTTCGGGCTGGCGGGCTTTCACATCCTGGCGCCGATGACGGCGGTCATCCTGGTCATCCTGACCCTGATGACGATGTCCTACCGCGAAGTCGTCATGGTCTACACCCGGGCCGGCGGCAGTTACGTCGTCTGCCGGGAGAACTTCGGGTACAAGACCGCCCAGATGGCCGCGGTCGCTTTGCTGATCGACTACATCGTCACGGTCGCGGTGCAGGCCGCCGCCGGAGTGGCCGCCATCACCTCCGCGGTGCACTCGCTGCTGCCCTACAAGCTGGAGCTGACCCTGGTCGTGGTGGGCCTGCTCGCCTTCGCCAACCTGCGGGGGCTGCGCGAGGCCGGCAAGACCTTCGCGATTCCCACGTACTTCTTCTTCGGCGCCGTTTCCACGGTGATCATGGTCGGGCTGGTCCGCGAGATCTTCGGTGAGCTGCCGCACTACGAGATCAACCGGATCGGGCAGCTGCCGGTGCAGGACAAGGGCTTTGAGATCATGTCCAGCCTCGGGCTCTTCTACCTTCTCAAGGCCTTCGCCAACGGCGGCTCGTCGCTGACCGGGCTCGAGGCGATCTCCGACGGCGTCAGCGCGTTCAAGAACCCGCCCGGCCCGAACGCCAGGCGAACACTCGGGATCATGTCGGCGATGCTGGCGTTCCTGGTGGTGGGGGTCGGCTGGCTGTCGATGCAGACGCATGCCGCCCCGTTCGCGGAGGGCTCCCCGACAGTCATCTCGCAGGTGGCCAGAGCAGCCTTGGGCGACAGCGTGATCGGTCACGCCGCCTTCATCATCGTGCAGATCGCGACCGCCCTGATCCTGTTCACCGGGGCGAACACGCCTTTCACCGGCTTTCCGTTCTTGGCGAGCTTCGTGGCCGAGGACTCGTTCCTGCCGCGCCAGCTGACCCGGCGGGGGCACCGGCTGGCCTTCAGCAACGGCATCTTCGTGCTCACCCTGATGTCGATGCTGCTGCTGCTGGTCGGCCGCGCCAACGTCGACAAACTGATCCCGTTCTACGCCCTGGGCGTGTTCACCGGCTTCACGCTGGCGGGATTCGGCATGGCCAAGTACCACACCCTTCACAAAAACCCCGGTTGGCAGCGCAAGTGGTGGATCAACGCCGCGGGCGGCGTGCTGTCACTGGCCGTCGTGATCATCACAGCGGTGGTGAAGTTCAACGAGGGCGCCTGGCTGGTGCTGGTGCTGGGGCCCATCATGTGGTTCACCTTGATGCGGCTGAACCAGCAGTACCGTGAGGAGGCCCGCGCGCTGACCCTGGTGACGAACGCGCTGGGCAAGGGCGCGGCGCTGCCGAACTACCCCCGCCACGTCATCCTGGTGATGGTGGACCGACTGGACCTGGCCGTGGTCCGCGCGCTGCGCTACGCCGGCAGCCTGCGCCCGACCGATCTGCGCGCGGTGCACATCTCTCTGGACTCCGATCGGACCGCCGAGCTGGAGCGGTCCTGGATCGAGCGTGGCCTGGGTGACCGGGTTCCGCTGGAGGTGGTCGAGTGCCCGGACCGCCGGCTGATCCGAGCGGTGGCCGAGACCGCGCTGACGGCGGTGATCGGCGAGCGCGCCGAGGTCACCGTGCTGCTGCCGCGCCGGACGTTCAAGCGGGTCTCCCAGCGGATCCTGCACGACCGCACCGCTGACCGGATCGCCGGCGCGATGGCCAAGCTCCCGCACGTCTCGGCGACCATCGTGCCGTTCGACACCGTCCTGAATGAGGCGCAGGAGCAGGAGCTCGAACGCCAACGCGCCCAGGTCAAGCAGCGGTTGGCCCAGAGCACCCAACCGGGTTCGGCAGACAGGCTGGAGCCGGTGACCGCCGAGTCCGAGCCGGGGTCCGAGCCCGACGAGGTGCCCGCCGAGCCGGACGAGCACGGCGTGCTGCCGATCGCGGGGGTGAGGTGGAAGCAGCGAGTCACCATCGAGGGCAGGATCAAGATCGTGCAGGTCGGCACCACCGCGGGCAAGTCACTGGAGGCCCAGGTCTTCGACTCCACCGGCGGAATGCGGCTGCTGTTCTTCGGCCGCACCCGGATCCCGGGCATCGAGCCGGGATCGATGGTCCGGGTGACCGGCACCGTCGGGGAGTACAAGGGTCACCTGGCGTTGGCCAATCCGCGTTATGAGTTGTTGCCTTCTGACACTAAGGCACGCTGA
- a CDS encoding TetR/AcrR family transcriptional regulator: MRGNRPAYTTETLLDVAVTVFTSRGYEGTSMEDLAAAAGLSKSSIYHHVQGKQQLLALALDRALDGLFAVLSQPGATAGPAVDRLTHVIRGTVGVLLDELPYVTLLLRVRGNSPTELAALARRREFDQLVAHLVLQAQRQGDVDPNLDAAIATRLIFGMINSLTEWYRPGRADRVDLPETVVQLVLTGLAPR; encoded by the coding sequence ATGCGCGGCAACCGACCCGCCTACACGACCGAGACGCTGCTGGACGTGGCCGTCACGGTGTTCACCAGTCGGGGCTATGAGGGCACCTCGATGGAGGACCTGGCCGCCGCCGCCGGCCTGAGCAAGTCCTCGATCTACCACCATGTGCAGGGAAAGCAGCAACTGCTGGCGCTGGCTCTGGACCGGGCGCTGGACGGGTTGTTCGCGGTGCTGTCCCAGCCCGGGGCCACGGCCGGGCCGGCGGTGGACCGGCTGACCCACGTCATCCGAGGCACCGTCGGGGTGCTGCTCGATGAGCTGCCCTACGTCACGCTGCTGCTTCGGGTGCGCGGCAACAGCCCCACTGAGCTGGCGGCGCTGGCCCGGCGGCGGGAGTTCGACCAGCTGGTGGCGCACCTGGTGCTGCAGGCCCAGCGGCAGGGTGACGTCGATCCGAATCTCGACGCCGCGATCGCCACCCGCCTGATCTTCGGAATGATCAACTCGCTGACCGAGTGGTACCGGCCGGGTCGCGCCGATCGGGTCGACCTGCCCGAGACGGTGGTGCAGCTGGTGCTCACCGGCTTGGCGCCGCGCTGA